One genomic region from bacterium encodes:
- a CDS encoding efflux RND transporter permease subunit, with product MNLSEVSVRRPVFAAMLILGLVVIGLISMSRLEMKLDPDVDFPFLSVVTELRGASPETVEREVTDVIEEAVNQIDGIEELDSSSSQGLSRVFVQFELGSDVDVKAQEVRDKVALARAQLPLEVENPMVQKWDLDSMSFMTIVLGGAVDIREISEIAEHGVKERLERIGGVGSVNIEGSREREVRIWLDPLRLTGYGLAIEDVANTLRRENAELASGRLEGASREWSVTTQGKAASVEEFGEIIVAERAGRLVHLRDVAVVEDGMAEARSGVRLNGHPGVAIELQQQSGSDLVAAAREIRQEIGLIRAELPEGVELKITRDYAKIIEEQVSAVFFDMILAGSLVVVVVLLFLRNFRSTFISATAIPASLIATFTFFLLADLSMNNMTLMALSLAIGLVIDDAIVVLESIFRKVEGGMRPFDAALKGTREVTLAVTSTTLAVCGVFVPIFFMTSVMGRYFYEFGVTVIVAVCVSTLVAFTLTPMLASRMLSKDTSKEGAVFRFLEIGLGGLERGYRRILEASLAHRAVTVVFTCLVVGGGCGVMTTMPFNYFTRDDMGEAFVRVKLPIGTPLAVTERMLQGMEDAIRQHPEVQDTLAIAGDSRKHEPHRGGISVYMTKKQEREKGIHELFEELRVIAASTSRGVEQLSVGHPEFKAGGDYSEIEYSIQGPDLGKLEEFSGQLLDRLNNDPRFVDVRGSFETGRPQITLDVDRGRAADLGVSAVQLGRTLRTLLAGEEVGSFEDRGNRYDVRVQVLPEYRDDPSKLDLIRVRSLRGELVPLAGAADIRLAEGAVQVLRSNRSRKIEVRANTSSETPLGEAMEVVEAWALELGIERPYSLKRDGQADSMAEAQRDIVFAMGLAMLSIYMILASLFNSLTQPLVIMLSAPLSFIGGVLALKVGGLSFDIMSAMGLLVLMGLVMKNGILVVDYTNQLRSEGLPKREAILRAGPVRMRPVLMTSLALMFGLLPMALSNATGSEFRAPMAVIVIGGLATSTLLTLLVVPVFYSLMESLTVQVGTLVARLRGRPTPVASSVVAGGR from the coding sequence GTGAACCTTTCTGAAGTTTCCGTCCGCCGGCCCGTCTTCGCGGCCATGCTCATCCTTGGGCTGGTCGTCATCGGTCTGATCTCCATGTCGCGGCTCGAGATGAAGCTCGACCCGGACGTGGACTTCCCGTTCCTTTCGGTGGTGACCGAGCTCCGCGGTGCCTCACCCGAAACGGTGGAGCGTGAGGTCACGGACGTCATCGAGGAAGCCGTCAACCAGATCGACGGGATCGAGGAGCTCGACTCCAGCTCGTCCCAGGGCCTCTCCCGGGTGTTCGTGCAATTCGAGCTGGGCTCCGACGTCGACGTGAAGGCTCAGGAGGTTCGTGACAAGGTCGCCCTGGCGCGGGCGCAGCTGCCCCTGGAAGTCGAGAATCCGATGGTCCAGAAATGGGATCTGGATTCGATGTCCTTCATGACCATCGTGCTAGGCGGCGCCGTCGACATCCGCGAGATCTCGGAAATCGCCGAGCATGGCGTAAAGGAACGACTGGAGCGGATTGGCGGTGTGGGCTCGGTCAACATCGAAGGCTCCCGCGAGCGCGAGGTCCGCATCTGGCTCGACCCCCTGCGCCTCACCGGCTACGGGCTCGCGATCGAAGACGTCGCGAATACGCTGCGTCGCGAGAACGCGGAGCTCGCCAGCGGCCGGCTCGAGGGAGCGAGCCGGGAATGGTCCGTCACGACCCAGGGCAAGGCGGCCAGCGTCGAGGAGTTCGGCGAGATCATCGTGGCCGAGCGCGCCGGAAGGCTCGTGCATCTGCGCGATGTCGCCGTCGTCGAGGACGGCATGGCCGAAGCTCGCAGCGGCGTGCGACTGAACGGACACCCTGGCGTCGCGATCGAACTCCAACAACAGAGCGGATCCGACCTCGTCGCAGCGGCCCGGGAGATCCGGCAGGAAATCGGCTTGATCCGTGCGGAACTCCCGGAAGGAGTCGAGCTCAAGATCACCCGGGACTACGCCAAGATCATCGAAGAGCAGGTATCCGCGGTCTTCTTCGACATGATCCTGGCCGGAAGCCTGGTCGTGGTCGTTGTACTGCTCTTCTTGCGCAACTTCCGCTCCACGTTCATCTCGGCGACGGCCATTCCGGCGAGCCTCATCGCCACCTTCACCTTCTTCCTGTTGGCCGATCTCTCGATGAACAACATGACCCTGATGGCATTGTCCCTTGCCATCGGGCTGGTGATCGATGACGCCATCGTCGTACTCGAGAGCATCTTCCGAAAAGTCGAAGGCGGAATGCGACCCTTCGACGCCGCGCTCAAGGGCACCCGTGAAGTCACGCTGGCCGTCACCTCTACCACCCTGGCAGTCTGCGGTGTCTTCGTGCCGATCTTCTTCATGACCAGCGTCATGGGCCGCTACTTCTACGAGTTCGGCGTGACGGTGATCGTCGCCGTCTGTGTCTCCACCCTCGTAGCGTTCACGCTGACGCCCATGCTGGCGAGCCGGATGCTCAGCAAGGACACGTCGAAGGAAGGTGCTGTCTTCCGCTTCCTCGAAATAGGGCTGGGGGGCCTGGAGAGAGGCTACCGGCGGATCCTCGAAGCATCTCTCGCCCATCGGGCCGTGACGGTCGTGTTCACCTGCCTGGTCGTGGGCGGTGGCTGCGGGGTGATGACGACCATGCCGTTCAACTACTTCACCCGGGATGACATGGGTGAAGCATTCGTTCGCGTCAAGCTTCCGATTGGAACCCCTCTGGCGGTTACCGAACGGATGCTCCAGGGCATGGAAGATGCGATCCGGCAACACCCGGAGGTCCAGGACACGCTGGCCATCGCCGGTGATTCGCGAAAACACGAGCCCCATCGCGGCGGTATCTCCGTCTACATGACGAAGAAGCAGGAAAGGGAGAAGGGCATCCACGAGCTCTTCGAAGAGCTCCGTGTGATTGCGGCGAGTACGTCACGTGGCGTGGAGCAGTTGAGCGTCGGCCATCCGGAATTCAAAGCCGGCGGTGACTACTCGGAGATCGAGTACTCCATTCAGGGGCCGGACCTGGGCAAGCTGGAGGAATTTTCCGGTCAGCTGCTCGATCGCCTGAACAATGACCCGCGTTTCGTGGACGTACGGGGCTCCTTCGAGACAGGGCGGCCACAGATCACCCTCGATGTCGATCGGGGCCGTGCCGCCGACCTCGGCGTCTCGGCCGTTCAGCTCGGCCGCACGCTTCGAACCCTGCTCGCAGGCGAAGAAGTGGGCTCCTTCGAAGACCGGGGCAATCGCTATGACGTCCGCGTGCAGGTGCTCCCGGAATACCGGGACGATCCATCGAAGCTCGATCTGATCCGCGTGCGATCGTTGCGCGGAGAGCTCGTGCCACTGGCTGGCGCAGCCGACATACGGCTGGCCGAAGGAGCCGTCCAGGTCCTTCGCAGCAATCGCAGCCGGAAGATCGAAGTCCGTGCCAACACGAGCAGCGAAACTCCGCTGGGAGAGGCCATGGAGGTGGTCGAGGCCTGGGCCTTGGAACTCGGAATCGAGCGTCCCTATTCACTGAAACGGGATGGGCAAGCCGATTCGATGGCAGAAGCCCAGCGTGACATCGTCTTCGCCATGGGGCTGGCGATGCTCTCGATCTACATGATCCTGGCCTCGCTCTTCAACTCCCTGACCCAACCGCTGGTGATCATGTTGTCCGCGCCGCTCTCGTTCATCGGCGGCGTCCTGGCACTCAAGGTCGGAGGACTCTCCTTCGACATCATGAGCGCGATGGGGTTGCTCGTGCTCATGGGTCTGGTGATGAAGAACGGAATCCTGGTCGTCGACTACACGAACCAGTTGCGAAGCGAGGGCCTGCCGAAACGCGAAGCCATTCTTCGGGCCGGCCCGGTGCGGATGCGCCCGGTCCTCATGACATCGCTCGCGCTGATGTTCGGACTGCTTCCGATGGCCCTCTCGAACGCAACGGGCTCGGAATTCCGCGCGCCGATGGCCGTGATCGTGATCGGCGGCCTGGCGACCTCCACACTCCTCACCCTTCTCGTGGTTCCGGTCTTCTACAGCCTGATGGAAAGCCTCACGGTCCAGGTAGGTACCCTCGTCGCCCGCTTGCGCGGCCGGCCGACACCCGTCGCCTCGTCGGTCGTGGCTGGCGGGCGCTGA
- a CDS encoding cobalamin biosynthesis protein CbiX, translating into MRGIVLIDHGSREPAANGQLEELAKQVAARLPGSLVRAAHMELAEPTLLDALNALVEEGVTEIAIHPFFVAPGRHVREDIPRLVAEAQQMHPDVGLRITEPLGLHPSVIDAVVARLDQT; encoded by the coding sequence GTGCGCGGGATCGTGCTGATCGACCACGGCAGTCGGGAGCCGGCTGCGAATGGCCAGCTGGAAGAGCTGGCGAAGCAGGTCGCCGCACGCCTACCGGGCAGCCTCGTTCGCGCGGCACATATGGAGCTGGCGGAACCCACGCTCTTGGATGCGCTGAACGCGTTGGTGGAAGAGGGCGTCACCGAGATCGCGATCCATCCCTTCTTCGTCGCCCCGGGGCGTCACGTGCGAGAGGATATTCCGCGTCTCGTAGCAGAGGCGCAGCAGATGCATCCGGATGTCGGGCTTCGGATTACCGAGCCCCTTGGACTTCACCCAAGCGTCATCGACGCGGTCGTTGCGCGCCTCGATCAGACGTAG
- a CDS encoding TetR/AcrR family transcriptional regulator, with the protein MQQPAPQVTPPRVDRAGRTRRRILEAASQCFSSDGYAKTTVEAIARRASVSKGIVYHHFNGKEQILERVLGLTLSEWSEVSNLDDTLAREAGVLEAVADVQRKAMAFARENPMARSLLQIDHQVLVTVAGSREVRESLENHRQSLIRALRHGIESGEVRSTIDPERAADILHVHFMGLIDQMLDPNGLEVTAELVDCGLDILFHGMATRPPGQTDGAKT; encoded by the coding sequence ATGCAGCAGCCCGCCCCTCAAGTGACGCCTCCCCGGGTCGATCGGGCCGGGCGGACCCGCCGGCGTATCCTCGAAGCCGCCAGCCAATGCTTCAGTTCCGATGGCTACGCCAAGACCACGGTCGAGGCCATCGCCCGCCGTGCCAGCGTCTCCAAGGGCATCGTCTACCACCACTTCAACGGCAAGGAGCAGATCCTCGAGCGCGTGCTCGGGCTGACGCTCTCCGAATGGTCGGAGGTCTCGAACCTCGACGACACGCTGGCCCGGGAAGCCGGTGTGCTGGAGGCCGTCGCCGACGTCCAGCGCAAGGCCATGGCGTTCGCCCGCGAGAATCCGATGGCGCGCTCGCTGCTCCAGATCGATCACCAGGTGCTGGTGACAGTCGCTGGCAGCCGGGAGGTTCGAGAATCCCTCGAGAATCACCGCCAGAGCCTGATCCGGGCGCTGCGTCACGGAATCGAGTCGGGCGAGGTGCGATCCACGATCGACCCCGAACGGGCCGCGGACATCCTGCACGTCCACTTCATGGGGCTGATCGACCAGATGCTCGACCCGAACGGGCTCGAAGTGACGGCAGAGCTGGTCGACTGCGGCCTCGACATCCTGTTTCACGGCATGGCCACGCGCCCCCCTGGCCAGACCGACGGAGCCAAGACATGA
- a CDS encoding (2Fe-2S)-binding protein yields MRHEVRLRRRRAGRNETLTIALAAGKTLMDAAHDAGLPIASACGGDRLCARCGLQILEGSENVSAESATEAELKLRNRIEPALRLACLARIAGPVEVTASYW; encoded by the coding sequence ATGCGGCACGAGGTGCGATTGCGACGGCGGAGGGCTGGGCGAAACGAGACGCTCACGATCGCTCTCGCCGCCGGCAAGACATTGATGGACGCAGCACACGACGCTGGTTTGCCGATCGCCAGCGCCTGCGGAGGCGATCGGCTTTGCGCCCGTTGCGGCCTGCAGATCCTGGAAGGAAGTGAGAACGTTTCTGCGGAATCGGCGACCGAGGCCGAACTCAAACTGCGCAACCGGATCGAGCCCGCGCTTCGCCTGGCGTGCCTCGCCCGGATCGCAGGGCCTGTGGAAGTGACGGCATCCTATTGGTAG
- a CDS encoding SDR family oxidoreductase: MKTIAITGAASGIGAALSKRLMGEGQRVIGVDVQQADIVADLATPSGRSDAIAQIQERSDGVLDGLVPCAGLSGLPGRPGSLLTSLNYFGTIDLLVGLRGNLAAAPAPAAVVISSNSTTTVPPGMVSSELIEACLSGDEEAARKVGDEVGSIGAYPATKTALAHWVRRNAPTPEWIGQGINLNAIAPGKTATAMIAEGRADPVIGPHMDAFPLPIGRDGQPEEIAGLLAFLLGPEARFFVGSVVFCDGGTDALTRPDDWPRPQ, encoded by the coding sequence ATGAAGACCATTGCCATCACCGGAGCTGCCTCTGGCATCGGAGCCGCTCTCAGCAAACGCCTGATGGGCGAGGGACAACGTGTCATCGGCGTCGACGTGCAACAAGCCGACATCGTCGCCGACCTGGCTACTCCAAGTGGCCGCTCCGACGCCATCGCGCAGATACAGGAACGATCGGATGGTGTGCTCGACGGGTTGGTGCCGTGCGCTGGCCTTTCCGGGCTACCGGGTCGCCCGGGTAGCCTGCTCACCAGCCTGAACTACTTCGGCACGATCGATCTGCTGGTTGGTTTGCGTGGGAACCTCGCGGCGGCTCCCGCGCCGGCCGCCGTGGTCATCAGCTCGAACTCCACGACCACGGTTCCCCCCGGCATGGTCTCGTCCGAGTTGATCGAGGCTTGCCTCTCTGGCGACGAAGAGGCGGCCCGCAAGGTGGGCGACGAGGTGGGATCCATCGGCGCCTACCCCGCTACGAAGACGGCATTGGCCCATTGGGTGCGCCGGAATGCGCCGACCCCCGAGTGGATCGGCCAGGGCATCAATCTCAATGCCATTGCACCGGGAAAGACCGCGACGGCCATGATCGCCGAAGGCCGCGCTGACCCCGTGATCGGCCCGCATATGGATGCCTTCCCCCTGCCGATCGGCCGCGACGGCCAGCCCGAAGAAATCGCTGGGCTGCTGGCCTTCCTGCTCGGGCCCGAGGCGCGATTCTTCGTGGGCTCGGTCGTCTTCTGCGACGGCGGCACCGATGCTCTGACACGTCCGGACGATTGGCCCCGACCGCAGTAG
- a CDS encoding radical SAM protein codes for MHTHQANRVQHPVGTLSPTGVLDVGLRCPHSCVFCYYSHFDGHEDPFHALRTLPFRPLRECTDLADDFQRWGLSHCDVTGGEPSLHPQILELIHHIEHVADVRARMITLGQFTMRPHKPSGRERLVDALLDAGLTDFLFSFHAASETLFKQLTKASLAQVKATMEYLDACDFSYTSNTVVQQYNANELPEIARYLAKRNLRFHNFIVMKLEWGWRNGPDHGVEHKARYDEIAPFLREAVHILEDAGKAVNIRYAPYCSLPGLEKNIVGYKQVQLDPYEWRNGTRGGKIEGTPYGARPFLFYDRLEDYLARHPEQVASQPEYNMQQGPPCEDCSLNRICDGVDRDYIARHGWSEFSTYAGETIDDLTHFRTANPRPFELLQRRDWPEPREKDVLDPREPVSQTPNP; via the coding sequence ATGCACACGCATCAGGCGAATCGTGTACAGCATCCGGTGGGGACGCTGTCTCCGACCGGCGTGCTCGATGTCGGTCTACGCTGCCCGCACTCCTGCGTGTTCTGCTACTACAGCCACTTCGACGGACACGAGGATCCCTTCCACGCACTCCGCACGCTGCCGTTCCGACCCCTGCGCGAGTGCACCGACCTGGCCGATGATTTCCAACGTTGGGGCCTCAGCCATTGCGATGTCACGGGCGGTGAGCCCTCCCTGCACCCGCAGATCCTGGAACTGATCCATCACATCGAGCACGTAGCGGACGTGCGGGCGCGCATGATCACACTCGGGCAGTTCACCATGCGTCCGCACAAACCGAGCGGCCGGGAGCGGCTCGTCGATGCCCTGCTCGACGCCGGCTTGACGGACTTCCTCTTTTCATTCCACGCCGCGAGCGAAACGCTCTTCAAACAGCTCACCAAAGCTTCCCTGGCCCAGGTGAAAGCGACCATGGAATACCTCGACGCTTGCGATTTCTCCTACACCTCCAACACGGTGGTGCAGCAGTACAACGCCAACGAGCTACCCGAAATCGCGCGCTACCTGGCCAAGCGCAATCTGCGTTTTCATAACTTCATCGTGATGAAGCTCGAGTGGGGCTGGCGCAACGGGCCAGACCACGGCGTAGAGCACAAGGCCCGGTATGACGAGATCGCACCCTTCCTACGCGAAGCTGTGCACATCCTCGAAGACGCCGGAAAGGCCGTGAACATCCGGTATGCGCCGTATTGTTCTCTCCCCGGGCTGGAGAAGAACATCGTCGGCTACAAGCAGGTTCAACTCGACCCCTACGAGTGGCGCAACGGAACCCGCGGCGGAAAGATCGAAGGCACGCCCTACGGTGCCAGACCCTTCCTTTTCTACGACCGCCTCGAAGACTACCTGGCGCGACACCCCGAACAGGTCGCTTCTCAACCCGAATACAACATGCAGCAGGGCCCACCCTGTGAGGACTGCTCGTTGAATCGGATTTGCGACGGTGTCGATCGCGACTACATCGCCCGGCATGGCTGGAGCGAGTTCTCCACATACGCCGGCGAGACGATCGACGATCTCACCCACTTCCGGACCGCGAACCCGCGTCCCTTCGAGCTTCTCCAGCGGCGCGATTGGCCGGAACCGCGAGAGAAGGACGTACTCGATCCTCGGGAACCGGTCTCGCAGACGCCGAACCCGTGA
- a CDS encoding MFS transporter: MPRVAAFWFFTMSGLGLIFPFQALYFSENMGLSGVQLGLVLATRPLMGMLCQPIWAQLADRTGSRRAVLVAITLGNACAYALLPQADSFPALLLAMAGVSLFGTSIMPMGNAVSMAAIGERATERFGRVRAFGTLGYLVLVISFPFVLDFWQEHREFIVTPDGPSEPGLEIIFLGAACLTLASSLAARRLPETRAMRVRSRPGDLRALLSHGPYLRLLVFTFLAFLALQGPILMFPVFIRAHGGDIDTLSRMWIPMLLIEIPLVWASGDILRRVGPRFLVAMGVAADGLRWLVCSLVGDDLRWIFALQLLHGVVIAGLTIGTALYAETIVPERLRATAQGVLAMLGYSLAGVLSSVAFGAGLDAFGPDIPYRASGLFALTLAASVPWLLRIGERVR, from the coding sequence GTGCCTCGGGTCGCCGCCTTCTGGTTCTTCACCATGTCGGGGCTCGGGCTGATCTTCCCGTTCCAGGCCCTCTATTTCAGCGAAAACATGGGCCTCAGCGGCGTCCAGCTGGGTCTGGTTCTGGCGACGCGGCCGCTGATGGGAATGCTCTGCCAGCCGATCTGGGCGCAGCTGGCCGATCGGACCGGCTCGCGGCGAGCCGTCCTGGTTGCCATCACCCTGGGAAATGCCTGCGCGTATGCCCTCCTGCCCCAGGCCGACTCATTCCCGGCTCTGCTGCTGGCCATGGCGGGCGTCTCCCTGTTCGGAACCTCGATCATGCCGATGGGCAATGCGGTCAGCATGGCGGCGATTGGCGAGCGGGCGACTGAACGCTTCGGGCGGGTGCGCGCGTTCGGAACCCTCGGATATCTGGTGCTGGTCATCAGCTTCCCGTTCGTGCTCGATTTCTGGCAAGAGCATCGGGAATTCATCGTGACCCCCGATGGCCCATCGGAACCCGGGCTGGAGATCATCTTCCTGGGTGCCGCTTGCCTCACGCTGGCCTCGAGCCTGGCCGCCCGGCGCCTTCCCGAGACCCGAGCCATGCGTGTCCGCTCGCGTCCCGGCGATCTGCGCGCCCTGCTCTCCCACGGGCCCTACCTGCGCCTGCTCGTCTTCACCTTCCTGGCATTCCTCGCCCTGCAGGGACCGATCCTGATGTTCCCCGTCTTCATCCGGGCGCATGGCGGAGACATCGACACGCTCTCGCGCATGTGGATCCCGATGCTCCTGATCGAGATCCCCCTCGTCTGGGCTTCGGGCGACATCCTTCGCCGTGTGGGCCCGCGCTTCCTGGTTGCGATGGGCGTGGCAGCCGATGGCCTTCGCTGGCTCGTTTGTTCGCTGGTGGGCGACGACCTGCGCTGGATCTTTGCGCTGCAGCTCCTGCACGGCGTGGTGATCGCCGGGCTCACGATCGGAACCGCCCTGTATGCGGAGACCATCGTGCCGGAACGACTGCGCGCCACAGCCCAGGGGGTGCTCGCCATGCTCGGCTACAGCCTGGCCGGAGTGCTCTCGAGCGTTGCTTTTGGCGCCGGCCTGGATGCCTTCGGCCCGGACATCCCGTACCGAGCGAGTGGCCTGTTCGCCCTCACCCTCGCAGCCTCCGTCCCCTGGCTTCTCCGGATAGGCGAACGCGTTCGCTAA
- a CDS encoding GNAT family N-acetyltransferase yields the protein MFATDLDWLDLQVRTLCLHDELGRLTLWNAVPGEDATAPAFFFGRTRHGNLWRMRNDLPDELVRELARLASAERTTDDLETMPERLPAMREKLEAWAPVRRVWHGPAFRFPELRREDPEGQAWFSGDDLERLAQSFPRLADSWRGREPCVAATEQGQIVAACYAATAASPDHESKGGAVEAGVDTLPDRRRHGLAASLVLAWAREVRRRGGIPLYSTAWDNRASRALAGKLGLIPYASDLSFYV from the coding sequence GTGTTCGCGACGGATCTGGACTGGCTCGACCTCCAGGTCCGTACGCTTTGCCTCCACGACGAGCTCGGTCGGCTCACGCTCTGGAACGCCGTACCGGGAGAAGATGCGACGGCGCCTGCATTCTTCTTCGGCCGCACACGTCATGGCAACCTGTGGCGTATGCGAAACGATCTGCCGGACGAGTTGGTGCGCGAGCTCGCTCGTCTGGCTTCGGCAGAACGCACGACGGACGATCTCGAGACGATGCCCGAACGGCTTCCGGCGATGCGAGAAAAACTGGAAGCGTGGGCGCCCGTTCGCCGGGTCTGGCACGGGCCGGCGTTTCGCTTTCCCGAGTTGCGGCGAGAGGATCCGGAAGGCCAGGCCTGGTTTTCCGGAGACGATCTCGAACGATTGGCCCAATCCTTCCCCCGCCTCGCGGATAGTTGGCGGGGCCGCGAGCCTTGCGTAGCCGCCACCGAGCAAGGCCAGATCGTAGCGGCATGCTATGCGGCGACGGCCGCCTCTCCCGACCATGAGTCCAAGGGTGGCGCGGTCGAGGCCGGTGTCGACACTCTGCCAGATCGCCGCCGACACGGCCTTGCCGCTTCTCTCGTTCTGGCGTGGGCGCGCGAGGTGCGGCGCCGCGGAGGCATCCCGCTCTACAGCACGGCCTGGGACAACCGCGCCTCTCGAGCGCTTGCAGGAAAGCTCGGGCTGATTCCCTACGCGAGCGATCTCAGCTTCTACGTCTGA
- a CDS encoding competence/damage-inducible protein A produces MPTAGILIIGNEILSGKVTDTNSPFLCRELRELGVDVERILTIPDEIDLIAREVRTLSAAYDFVFTSGGIGPTHDDLTMDGVAAAFDRKVQRNESIVARMERAQNGPANESQVKMAMIPEGAQLVDAGDLWFPVVVVENVHVFPGIPELLYKKFTSIRDRFRGVPFLLKRVYVRKRESDIAESLHELLTEFPELMLGSYPKIGEEAFHVLLTLESRDAGYLQQALDLLLDKLPDGAVHKVE; encoded by the coding sequence ATGCCGACTGCCGGAATCCTGATCATCGGCAACGAGATCCTCTCCGGGAAGGTTACCGATACGAACTCGCCTTTTTTGTGTCGGGAACTCCGCGAGCTGGGTGTGGATGTCGAGCGAATTCTCACCATTCCCGACGAGATCGACCTGATCGCCCGGGAAGTTCGCACGCTGAGCGCTGCCTACGATTTCGTGTTCACCTCCGGCGGGATCGGCCCCACCCACGACGACCTCACCATGGATGGCGTGGCCGCGGCATTCGACCGCAAGGTGCAACGCAACGAATCGATCGTCGCCCGCATGGAGCGCGCCCAGAACGGGCCGGCCAACGAGAGCCAGGTGAAGATGGCGATGATTCCCGAGGGCGCCCAGCTCGTCGACGCCGGGGATCTCTGGTTTCCGGTCGTCGTGGTGGAGAATGTGCACGTCTTTCCGGGGATCCCCGAGCTTCTCTACAAGAAGTTCACGTCGATTCGCGATCGCTTCCGCGGGGTCCCGTTTCTGTTGAAACGGGTCTATGTGCGGAAGCGGGAGAGCGACATTGCCGAATCGCTACACGAACTCCTCACCGAATTCCCCGAGCTGATGCTCGGCTCGTATCCGAAAATCGGAGAAGAGGCTTTCCACGTGTTGCTGACTCTCGAATCCCGAGACGCGGGCTATCTGCAGCAGGCCCTCGAT
- a CDS encoding efflux RND transporter periplasmic adaptor subunit encodes MNKLNQVATAVSLGLALLIGPVEMAGADADAQENSPRRIALERVRSDRLQATIAASGSIEARRITEIGSEVTGRITEVFVDVGEAVEEGAPLFQIDREPYEMALAEARAGLALTRAESLNADAEAKRIAKLIELNAASQQRYEKIRTMAEVARARVRQGQAGLDQAKRNLDRTLVTAPYAASIVERRAHEGSMSSGAPVLVVQESGALEFIVDVPEAAAAPVRPDDAVKLFVEGLADPLESQVDRVSARVDPQTRTYQVRGVVLDASGLVKAGSYVRAELQVRRPEARPVVHHSSVLTRDGRTYVMRVDDGIVRKIPVRAGIRAGSNVEILQGASEGDVLVAGRDASRISEGTRIRLRKPVLAAQSETTP; translated from the coding sequence ATGAACAAGCTGAATCAAGTTGCAACTGCGGTTTCCCTGGGGCTGGCACTGCTGATCGGACCGGTCGAAATGGCCGGAGCCGACGCAGATGCCCAGGAGAACTCCCCGCGCCGAATCGCACTGGAGCGGGTGCGCAGCGACCGGCTGCAAGCAACGATCGCCGCTTCGGGATCGATCGAAGCCCGGCGCATCACGGAAATCGGCTCCGAGGTGACCGGACGTATCACGGAGGTATTCGTCGATGTAGGCGAGGCCGTGGAGGAAGGCGCGCCGCTCTTCCAGATCGACCGGGAGCCCTACGAGATGGCGCTTGCCGAAGCGCGTGCCGGGCTCGCACTCACCCGGGCGGAGAGCCTGAATGCAGATGCCGAAGCCAAGCGCATCGCCAAGCTGATCGAACTCAACGCTGCATCCCAGCAGCGCTACGAGAAGATCCGAACCATGGCGGAAGTCGCACGTGCGCGCGTGCGCCAGGGCCAGGCCGGGCTCGACCAAGCGAAGCGCAACCTCGACCGCACCCTGGTCACCGCGCCCTACGCGGCGAGCATCGTCGAACGGCGAGCCCATGAAGGGAGCATGTCGAGTGGCGCACCTGTGCTCGTGGTGCAGGAGAGCGGAGCCCTGGAGTTCATCGTCGATGTTCCGGAAGCCGCCGCGGCCCCGGTTCGGCCCGATGATGCGGTGAAGCTGTTCGTGGAAGGCCTCGCCGACCCGCTCGAGAGTCAGGTGGATCGGGTAAGCGCTCGCGTCGACCCCCAGACACGTACTTACCAGGTACGCGGAGTGGTGCTCGACGCTTCTGGGCTGGTCAAAGCCGGTTCCTACGTCCGTGCCGAGCTGCAGGTCCGCCGGCCCGAGGCGCGGCCGGTCGTCCACCATTCCTCGGTTCTCACGCGTGATGGGCGCACTTACGTGATGCGCGTAGATGACGGAATCGTCCGCAAGATCCCGGTTCGCGCTGGTATCCGAGCGGGCTCGAACGTGGAGATCCTCCAGGGCGCCTCCGAGGGTGATGTGTTGGTCGCGGGCCGCGACGCATCGCGAATCTCCGAGGGAACCCGCATCCGTCTGCGTAAGCCAGTACTGGCCGCACAGAGCGAGACCACTCCGTGA